From Silurus meridionalis isolate SWU-2019-XX chromosome 14, ASM1480568v1, whole genome shotgun sequence, a single genomic window includes:
- the zbtb49 gene encoding zinc finger and BTB domain-containing protein 49 isoform X1: protein MEGLYTHSVYLLQELQEQRIQGLLCDCMLVVKGVCFKAHKNVLAAFSPYFRSLFQNSPAVKNDVFHLSIQDVGGIGQILDYMYTSHLELNPDNAHTLLHVAQSLQVSNILNMCTAYLKPATPPLSLPDCVLGGLLPAEPDLQSPAPNDITNPNVQYRRPQQTTAMSAAPPTGNLEATSSLPAHGYKLRNFYSRQYFKEVSEEQNSAQGANQSLAKLPTNPDNQSVHLAATSNSIPPDTGNPGVCQTSVPVMSQTLTCYTSSTVPASSSSSSTSCPNAPVLPVSVAKSTPACPKKAVYLKKFNYHVLDEVVEPEAMIDSCSSERDQQVGPEHRQELVSLDTPTEEPAEEPEPRIVTNPATPQRAEQTCPQNQVSEESNVAEMSNKCCCEVCGKTFKHPSNLELHKRSHTGEKPFQCNVCGKKFSQAGNLQTHLRRHSGEKPYICELCGKSFAASGDVQRHIVIHSGARPHLCDICGRGFGNLSNLKEHKKTHSSEKEFICDQCGKSFNMQRKLIKHTMRHTGEKPYCCQTCGKCFAGSGDLQRHVRSHTGERPYVCETCGKGFTRTAVLRRHRNSHCNAQTRDSAPADTDSDPQHTHSQLHTVTPTQSQDSPQAVPNPPESSRQASHDSALNSPHPSSSSSCLPDLRSNAPHHFASKPLSLNAKAPFYPPRPALHSDSSFSWDSS, encoded by the exons atcCCTGTTCCAGAATTCTCCAGCAGTGAAAAACGACGTGTTTCATCTGTCTATTCAGGATGTAGGGGGCATCGGACAGATTCTGGATTACATGTACACTTCTCACCTGGAGCTTAACCCAGACAACGCGCACACACTGCTGCACGTGGCACAGAGCCTACAG gtgtCTAACATTCTTAACATGTGCACCGCGTACTTAAAGCCTGCCACCCCACCTCTTTCTCTGCCCGATTGTGTCCTGGGTGGCCTTTTACCCGCAGAACCAGACTTGCAAAGCCCCGCCCCCAACGACATCACCAATCCCAACGTTCAATACAGGCGACCCCAACAGACGACCGCGATGTCAGCGGCCCCACCTACGGGCAACCTGGAGGCTACTAGTAGCCTTCCAGCTCATGGTTACAAGCTAAGGAACTTCTACAGCAGGCAGTATTTTAAGGAAGTGTCAGAGGAGCAGAATAGCGCCCAAGGTGCCAATCAGAGCCTTGCGAAGTTGCCCACGAATCCAGACAACCAATCGGTGCATTTGGCTGCGACAAGCAACTCGATACCACCGGACACAGGAAATCCTGGTGTGTGTCAAACCAGTGTGCCGGTGATGTCCCAGACGCTGACATGCTATACAAGCTCTACAGTGCCcgcctcttcatcatcatcatcgacTTCCTGTCCTAATGCTCCTGTGCTACCTGTCAGCGTGGCAAAAAGCACCCCTGCGTGCCCGAAAAAGGCTGTCTATCTCAAGAAGTTCAATTACCACGTTTTGGATGAGGTGGTGGAGCCCGAAGCTATGATTGACAGCTGCAGTTCAGAAAGAGACCAGCAGGTGGGGCCAGAGCACAGGCAAGAACTTGTCAGCCTAGACACTCCCACTGAGGAGCCGGCGGAGGAGCCTGAACCCAGGATAGTGACCAACCCTGCTACACCACAGCGGGCTGAGCAGACGTGCCCACAAAATCAGGTGTCGGAAGAGTCCAATGTCGCGGAGATGAGTAACAAGTGCTGCTGCGAAGTGTGCGGCAAAACATTCAAACACCCCAGTAATCTAGAACTGCACAAACGCTCACACACTG GTGAGAAGCCATTCCAGTGTAATGTGTGTGGCAAGAAGTTttcccag gcgggAAACCTGCAGACTCATCTCCGCCGCCATTCAGGAGAGAAACCCTATATTTGTGAGCTCTGTGGGAaaag ttttGCTGCATCAGGAGATGTTCAGCGGCACATCGTGATCCACTCAGGAGCCCGACCTCACCTGTGTGACATCTGTGGACGAG gctttgGCAACCTCAGTAATCTGAAGGAGCACAAGAAGACTCACAGTTCAGAGAAAGAATTTATCTGCGATCAGTGTGGCAAGTCGTTCAACATGCAGAGAAAACtaatcaaacacacaatgaGGCACACGGGAGAGAAACCGTACTGCTGCCAGACCTGCG GTAAGTGCTTCGCCGGGTCAGGTGACCTCCAGCGGCACGTGCGTTCGCACACAGGCGAGCGCCCGTACGTGTGTGAAACCTGCGGGAAAGGGTTCACGCGCACCGCAGTGTTACGCAGACACCGAAATTCTCACTGCAATGCCCAAACACGCGACTCTGCCCCCGCGGACACTGACTCGgaccctcaacacacacactctcaactGCACACCGTAACCCCCACCCAGTCTCAAGACTCTCCTCAGGCTGTTCCAAACCCTCCGGAAAGTTCCAGACAGGCCTCTCACGACTCCGCGTTAAACTCGCCGCACCCTTCCTCTTCGTCGTCTTGTCTCCCGGATCTGCGTTCGAACGCTCCGCATCATTTTGCATCCAAACCCCTCTCTTTGAACGCCAAGGCGCCTTTCTATCCTCCAAGGCCCGCCCTGCACTCGGACTCCTCGTTCAGCTGGGACTCGTCATGA
- the zbtb49 gene encoding zinc finger and BTB domain-containing protein 49 isoform X2, whose amino-acid sequence MEGLYTHSVYLLQELQEQRIQGLLCDCMLVVKGVCFKAHKNVLAAFSPYFRSLFQNSPAVKNDVFHLSIQDVGGIGQILDYMYTSHLELNPDNAHTLLHVAQSLQVSNILNMCTAYLKPATPPLSLPDCVLGGLLPAEPDLQSPAPNDITNPNVQYRRPQQTTAMSAAPPTGNLEATSSLPAHGYKLRNFYSRQYFKEVSEEQNSAQGANQSLAKLPTNPDNQSVHLAATSNSIPPDTGNPGVCQTSVPVMSQTLTCYTSSTVPASSSSSSTSCPNAPVLPVSVAKSTPACPKKAVYLKKFNYHVLDEVVEPEAMIDSCSSERDQQVGPEHRQELVSLDTPTEEPAEEPEPRIVTNPATPQRAEQTCPQNQVSEESNVAEMSNKCCCEVCGKTFKHPSNLELHKRSHTGEKPFQCNVCGKKFSQAGNLQTHLRRHSGEKPYICELCGKSFAASGDVQRHIVIHSGARPHLCDICGRGFGNLSNLKEHKKTHSSEKEFICDQCGKSFNMQRKLIKHTMRHTGEKPYCCQTCEHQIFSIGSYCTESHCVEANRIARISSCFICIFNVSYRWICNEMRIASASVFCYQNVTFCL is encoded by the exons atcCCTGTTCCAGAATTCTCCAGCAGTGAAAAACGACGTGTTTCATCTGTCTATTCAGGATGTAGGGGGCATCGGACAGATTCTGGATTACATGTACACTTCTCACCTGGAGCTTAACCCAGACAACGCGCACACACTGCTGCACGTGGCACAGAGCCTACAG gtgtCTAACATTCTTAACATGTGCACCGCGTACTTAAAGCCTGCCACCCCACCTCTTTCTCTGCCCGATTGTGTCCTGGGTGGCCTTTTACCCGCAGAACCAGACTTGCAAAGCCCCGCCCCCAACGACATCACCAATCCCAACGTTCAATACAGGCGACCCCAACAGACGACCGCGATGTCAGCGGCCCCACCTACGGGCAACCTGGAGGCTACTAGTAGCCTTCCAGCTCATGGTTACAAGCTAAGGAACTTCTACAGCAGGCAGTATTTTAAGGAAGTGTCAGAGGAGCAGAATAGCGCCCAAGGTGCCAATCAGAGCCTTGCGAAGTTGCCCACGAATCCAGACAACCAATCGGTGCATTTGGCTGCGACAAGCAACTCGATACCACCGGACACAGGAAATCCTGGTGTGTGTCAAACCAGTGTGCCGGTGATGTCCCAGACGCTGACATGCTATACAAGCTCTACAGTGCCcgcctcttcatcatcatcatcgacTTCCTGTCCTAATGCTCCTGTGCTACCTGTCAGCGTGGCAAAAAGCACCCCTGCGTGCCCGAAAAAGGCTGTCTATCTCAAGAAGTTCAATTACCACGTTTTGGATGAGGTGGTGGAGCCCGAAGCTATGATTGACAGCTGCAGTTCAGAAAGAGACCAGCAGGTGGGGCCAGAGCACAGGCAAGAACTTGTCAGCCTAGACACTCCCACTGAGGAGCCGGCGGAGGAGCCTGAACCCAGGATAGTGACCAACCCTGCTACACCACAGCGGGCTGAGCAGACGTGCCCACAAAATCAGGTGTCGGAAGAGTCCAATGTCGCGGAGATGAGTAACAAGTGCTGCTGCGAAGTGTGCGGCAAAACATTCAAACACCCCAGTAATCTAGAACTGCACAAACGCTCACACACTG GTGAGAAGCCATTCCAGTGTAATGTGTGTGGCAAGAAGTTttcccag gcgggAAACCTGCAGACTCATCTCCGCCGCCATTCAGGAGAGAAACCCTATATTTGTGAGCTCTGTGGGAaaag ttttGCTGCATCAGGAGATGTTCAGCGGCACATCGTGATCCACTCAGGAGCCCGACCTCACCTGTGTGACATCTGTGGACGAG gctttgGCAACCTCAGTAATCTGAAGGAGCACAAGAAGACTCACAGTTCAGAGAAAGAATTTATCTGCGATCAGTGTGGCAAGTCGTTCAACATGCAGAGAAAACtaatcaaacacacaatgaGGCACACGGGAGAGAAACCGTACTGCTGCCAGACCTGCG agcatcagatTTTTTCCATTGGATCGTATTGCactgaatcgcattgtgttgaagcAAATCGGATCGcacgcatcagtagctgcttcatatgtatctttaatgtatcgtatcgttggatATGCaacgagatgcgaatcgcatctgCATCAGTTTTTTGCTACCAGAATGTGACATTTTGTCTTTGA
- the drd5a gene encoding D(1) dopamine receptor yields MRNRSEADEEDGGGRRDLALRALTGCALSALVLCTLFGNVLVCAAVLRFRHLRSKVTNTFIVSLAVSDLLVAVLVMPWKAVAEVAGFWPFGAFCDIWVTFDIMCSTASILNLCVISVDRYWAISSPFRYERKMTQRAAFVMIGVTWTLSVLISFIPIQLNWHKASGGAEIVRGFNGTGATARALTDAEQNNCDSSLNREYAISSSLVSFYIPVAIMIVTYTRIYRIAQMQIGRIASLERAAEHAQSCRSGSRALVCQQQHQQQQQQHSSLKTSINRETKVLKTLSVIMGVFVCCWLPFFILNCMVPFCARRRESSGDRRAGLPCVSETTFDVFVWFGWTNSSLNPVIYAFNAEFRRAFASLLGCRRLCAKTPVETVNISNEFVSYNHDTLVHKEIADAYVNIIPNVVECTDHEDTFDRISQLSRQEEEEDEDVVVTDSAEISLGRLTPFSRNGIR; encoded by the coding sequence ATGCGGAACCGGAGCGAGGCGGACGAGGAGGACGGCGGCGGCCGCCGCGACCTGGCGCTGCGCGCGCTCACCGGATGCGCGCTCTCGGCGCTCGTGCTGTGCACTCTCTTCGGCAACGTGCTGGTGTGCGCGGCCGTGCTGCGCTTCCGCCACCTGCGCTCCAAGGTCACCAACACGTTTATCGTGTCCCTCGCGGTGTCCGACCTTCTCGTGGCCGTGCTCGTCATGCCATGGAAAGCCGTGGCGGAAGTCGCCGGGTTCTGGCCGTTCGGCGCCTTCTGTGACATCTGGGTCACGTTTGACATCATGTGTTCCACGGCGAGCATCCTCAACCTGTGCGTGATCAGCGTGGACAGGTACTGGGCCATCTCGAGCCCTTTCCGGTACGAGCGCAAGATGACCCAGCGCGCCGCGTTCGTCATGATCGGCGTCACGTGGACTCTGTCTGTGCTCATCTCGTTCATACCGATCCAGTTGAACTGGCACAAGGCCAGCGGCGGAGCGGAGATCGTGCGAGGGTTTAACGGCACCGGCGCCACGGCACGCGCGCTCACCGACGCGGAGCAGAACAACTGCGATTCGAGTTTGAACCGCGAGTACGCCATCTCCTCATCGCTCGTGAGCTTCTACATCCCCGTGGCGATCATGATCGTCACTTACACTCGCATCTACCGGATCGCGCAGATGCAGATAGGCCGAATCGCGTCGCTCGAGCGCGCCGCGGAGCACGCGCAGAGCTGCAGGAGCGGCAGCCGCGCGCTCGTGTGccagcagcagcaccagcagcagcagcaacagcacaGCAGTTTGAAGACCTCCATCAACCGCGAAACCAAAGTGCTAAAGACCCTGTCCGTGATCATGGGCGTGTTCGTGTGCTGCTGGCTTCCGTTCTTCATCCTCAACTGCATGGTGCCGTTTTGCGCGAGACGCCGGGAGAGCAGCGGTGACCGGCGTGCCGGCCTGCCCTGCGTCAGCGAGACGACCTTCGACGTGTTCGTGTGGTTCGGCTGGACAAACTCGTCTCTCAACCCTGTGATCTACGCGTTCAACGCCGAGTTCCGGAGAGCGTTCGCGAGCCTGCTGGGCTGCCGGCGCCTGTGCGCCAAGACGCCGGTGGAGACCGTGAACATCAGCAACGAGTTCGTGTCCTACAACCACGACACGCTGGTGCACAAGGAGATCGCCGACGCCTACGTGAACATCATCCCCAACGTGGTGGAGTGCACGGACCACGAGGACACGTTCGACCGAATTTCTCAGCTCTCGCgccaggaggaagaggaagatgaggatgTCGTGGTCACGGACTCGGCGGAAATAAGCCTGGGCAGACTCACTCCTTTCAGCAGGAACGGAATTCGCTGA